Proteins encoded in a region of the uncultured Paludibaculum sp. genome:
- a CDS encoding inositol monophosphatase family protein encodes MAYERELEAARKLASDAGRLALQFQRDGFEVEDKPDDSPVTAADKACEKLFASRLEAEFPEDGLLGEEGANKPASNGRRWIIDPIDGTRDFVRGNRLWCNLLGLEVDGVVEVGVATFPALGEQYYAIRGAGAFRSFGGEEIRLAVSSIDRVERAVACVLQFNNVHKRPHSGRLLPFLSRFWAVRSMGGAWDSMFVASGHAEFWLEPSAKPWDLAAISVIAKEAGCRFYDYSGLDTIYGGNAVVVTPALEKEIRSFLGLGG; translated from the coding sequence ATGGCCTATGAAAGAGAATTGGAAGCCGCCCGCAAACTGGCTTCCGATGCGGGGCGCCTCGCCCTGCAGTTCCAGCGCGATGGTTTCGAGGTGGAAGACAAGCCCGACGACTCGCCGGTGACGGCGGCGGACAAGGCCTGCGAGAAGCTCTTTGCCTCCAGACTGGAGGCGGAGTTCCCAGAAGATGGCTTGCTCGGCGAAGAAGGCGCAAACAAACCCGCGTCCAACGGCCGGCGCTGGATCATCGACCCCATCGACGGCACGCGCGATTTTGTACGCGGCAACCGTCTGTGGTGCAATCTGTTGGGGCTGGAGGTGGATGGTGTCGTCGAGGTTGGCGTGGCGACCTTTCCCGCGCTGGGCGAGCAATACTACGCGATCCGCGGCGCCGGCGCCTTCCGCTCATTCGGGGGCGAAGAAATCCGCCTGGCGGTCTCGTCCATCGACAGGGTTGAACGGGCTGTCGCCTGCGTCCTCCAGTTCAACAACGTCCACAAGCGCCCGCATTCCGGCCGGCTGCTGCCCTTCCTTTCACGCTTCTGGGCCGTGCGCAGCATGGGCGGGGCCTGGGATTCCATGTTCGTGGCCTCCGGTCATGCCGAGTTCTGGCTGGAGCCCAGCGCCAAGCCCTGGGACTTGGCCGCCATCTCGGTAATCGCCAAGGAGGCCGGCTGCCGCTTCTACGACTACTCGGGTCTCGACACGATCTACGGAGGCAACGCCGTCGTTGTGACTCCGGCGCTGGAGAAGGAAATCCGCTCGTTCCTTGGTTTAGGTGGTTAG
- a CDS encoding ABC transporter permease produces the protein MMLLYSALLRLYPKSFRLEYGAEMCSVFAARRRDAGSLAGIAALWLETIPDVLTSAAGAHWDIARQDLRYAARTLRRAPGFTMTAVLVSALGIGATTAAFTLLDHVLLRPLPFPDQDRLVKLWENHTINGNFWDIAPANYRDWKRESKSYVSMGAYRGLSADLIGQGDPVRLEGASVTWEMFPLLGVQPLMGRYFQQGDDVTGATGTVVLSHTLWRSLFGGDAGVIGRKVSLDGAPYTVIGVMPRGFYLPSRDALFWTAMRFVPEDFEDRQNTYLYALARLKPGASVQQAQVELAGISGQLSREFPKKLANIGATVLPMREQVSDRSVMMLRTLLGAAFCVLLVACTNLANLLIARSLSRRRELAVRAAMGAGRERLIRQMLTESLLLSLAGGGLGVVIGITALPLLARLVPNSLPIAEVPSVDLRVLAFAALLTVLTGLAFGLAPALRLSRREDSSNLREGSRSGVGGRKERLRSMLVVAEVAGSIVLVVSSGLLLRALWRVQATDPGFRTENVLSLRTSLPMPRYENRSVREAFYAQVLGAVRQIPGVTGAAYTSFLPMVHRGGVWPVEIAGRLRDGANRLNASLRFVTPGFFSTMQIPLRLGRDVSEQDRFDKPFVAVVSASFVRRYFPGENPIDRHFQFGNHDREIVGVVGDVRVRGLEQESEPQVYLSYYQHDQVSTWYAPKDLVVRSTLPTEALANTLRRVIREVNPEQSVSDVQTLTEVVEAQTLSRAVQLRVLGAFALVSFLLAAIGIHGLLAFNVSSRMQEIGVRMALGARSGDIGRMILRQGAALAAVGVVFGVSLAYGAGLLLRSLLSGVEPGDGPTMLAAVGLAALMTIGSGAIPALRAARVDPTTAIRAE, from the coding sequence ATGATGCTGCTGTATAGTGCTCTGCTGCGGCTGTACCCGAAATCGTTCCGGCTGGAATACGGGGCGGAGATGTGCTCCGTCTTTGCGGCCCGGCGCAGAGACGCCGGGTCTCTGGCGGGCATCGCCGCCCTGTGGCTGGAGACGATCCCCGACGTACTGACGAGCGCGGCGGGCGCGCATTGGGACATCGCGCGGCAGGACCTGCGCTATGCGGCCCGGACGCTGCGGCGCGCGCCCGGCTTTACGATGACGGCCGTGCTGGTTTCCGCGCTCGGGATCGGCGCCACCACGGCGGCCTTCACACTACTGGATCACGTGCTGCTGCGGCCTCTGCCGTTCCCTGACCAGGACCGGTTGGTGAAGCTGTGGGAGAACCACACTATCAACGGCAACTTCTGGGACATTGCCCCGGCCAACTATCGGGACTGGAAGAGGGAGAGCAAATCCTATGTGAGCATGGGCGCCTATCGCGGGCTGTCGGCCGATCTGATCGGACAGGGGGATCCAGTCCGGCTGGAGGGCGCTTCAGTGACTTGGGAGATGTTCCCCCTGCTCGGCGTGCAGCCGCTGATGGGGCGGTATTTCCAGCAGGGCGACGACGTGACGGGCGCGACAGGCACTGTCGTGCTGAGCCATACGCTATGGCGAAGCCTCTTCGGCGGGGATGCCGGCGTGATTGGGCGGAAGGTCTCACTGGACGGGGCGCCCTACACCGTGATCGGCGTGATGCCGCGCGGCTTCTATCTGCCCAGCCGTGATGCACTGTTCTGGACGGCCATGCGCTTCGTGCCCGAGGATTTTGAAGACCGCCAGAATACGTACCTGTATGCACTGGCTCGGCTGAAGCCAGGCGCCAGCGTACAGCAGGCGCAGGTGGAGCTCGCCGGCATCAGCGGGCAGTTGTCCCGCGAGTTTCCGAAAAAGCTGGCGAACATCGGCGCGACGGTGCTGCCGATGCGAGAACAGGTCTCCGACCGCTCAGTGATGATGCTGCGTACGCTGCTGGGCGCCGCCTTTTGCGTGCTGCTGGTGGCCTGCACGAACCTCGCCAATCTGCTGATCGCGCGATCACTGAGCCGGCGCAGGGAACTGGCGGTGCGAGCTGCCATGGGGGCCGGCCGGGAGCGGCTGATTCGGCAGATGCTGACGGAGAGCCTATTGCTTTCGCTGGCGGGTGGCGGACTGGGCGTGGTAATCGGGATCACGGCATTGCCACTGCTGGCGCGCCTGGTGCCGAACTCACTGCCCATCGCCGAGGTACCCAGTGTCGACCTGCGCGTACTCGCGTTTGCCGCCTTATTGACGGTGCTCACCGGGCTCGCGTTTGGGCTGGCTCCGGCGCTGCGGCTGAGCCGGCGGGAAGACTCCAGCAATCTGCGCGAAGGAAGCAGGTCTGGCGTAGGGGGCCGCAAGGAGAGGCTGCGCTCGATGCTGGTAGTGGCCGAGGTGGCAGGCTCCATCGTGCTGGTCGTCTCGTCCGGCCTGTTGTTGCGGGCGCTGTGGCGCGTGCAGGCCACGGATCCTGGCTTTCGCACGGAGAACGTGCTGAGCCTGCGCACTTCCCTGCCCATGCCTCGGTATGAGAACCGGAGCGTGCGGGAGGCGTTCTACGCACAGGTATTGGGCGCGGTGCGGCAGATTCCGGGCGTGACGGGCGCCGCGTACACAAGCTTTCTGCCGATGGTACACAGGGGCGGGGTCTGGCCCGTGGAGATTGCCGGGCGCCTGCGGGACGGGGCCAACCGCTTGAACGCCAGCCTGCGGTTTGTCACTCCGGGCTTCTTCTCGACCATGCAGATTCCTCTGCGCCTGGGCCGGGACGTTTCGGAGCAGGACCGTTTCGACAAGCCGTTTGTCGCGGTGGTGAGTGCGTCGTTCGTGCGCCGCTATTTCCCCGGAGAGAATCCGATCGACCGCCATTTCCAGTTCGGCAACCACGACCGGGAGATTGTCGGCGTAGTGGGGGATGTGCGGGTGCGCGGACTGGAGCAGGAGAGCGAACCGCAAGTCTACCTCTCGTACTACCAGCACGACCAGGTGTCCACCTGGTACGCGCCCAAAGACCTGGTGGTGCGCTCGACCCTACCGACGGAGGCGCTGGCAAACACGCTGCGGCGCGTCATCCGTGAGGTGAATCCGGAACAGTCGGTCTCGGACGTACAGACGTTGACCGAGGTGGTGGAGGCGCAGACATTGTCACGGGCCGTCCAATTGCGGGTGCTGGGGGCATTTGCACTGGTGTCGTTCCTGCTCGCGGCGATCGGCATCCACGGGCTGCTGGCCTTCAACGTGTCAAGCAGGATGCAGGAGATCGGCGTACGCATGGCGTTGGGTGCGAGGTCCGGTGATATCGGCCGGATGATCCTGAGGCAAGGCGCCGCACTGGCCGCCGTTGGCGTTGTGTTTGGCGTGTCCCTGGCCTATGGCGCGGGCCTGCTGCTGCGGTCGCTGCTCTCAGGGGTCGAGCCGGGCGACGGGCCCACGATGCTGGCCGCAGTGGGGCTGGCCGCGCTGATGACGATCGGCTCGGGCGCGATTCCGGCCCTGCGGGCAGCCCGCGTGGATCCAACGACCGCCATCCGAGCGGAGTAG
- a CDS encoding nitrilase-related carbon-nitrogen hydrolase, which produces MRPAVAAVAAVALSATAIFFADSLHPVWWLMWLAPIPVLLLAPRLTALPLFGAAFLAWAVGHLNLVSYYRMVQIPYAVIALAVAGPALLFGLSALLYRVLVLRGHALAAAAAFASFWTLCQYLIEYSGGSYGDLAYTQMNCLPLLQLASVTGMSGITFVVMLIPASVAAAVTARSKRAVLAVTAAVLVAVFGFGVSRLGSHGDDPTVVVGMVVSDLKQNLLPEKPDDASRLLKQYAEEAVNLGRRGARIILLPEMAAVVTDDHLAELDQLFGQTARAANARILVPILHPMPEGRRNEARLYDATGRLEATYWKHHLVPVLEDRTRPGTELALLRDPRSTIGIEICRDMDFVPLARRYGREGTGLLLVPAWDFVVDDWLHSRMAFMRGVENGFHVARLAKQGRMTLLDAHGRVRVERDSKAAPFSTLLAPVGLQALPTLYTRWGDWFIGVLVLILCACLAYGFSRRSSP; this is translated from the coding sequence ATGAGACCTGCTGTCGCCGCCGTCGCCGCGGTAGCCCTCTCGGCCACCGCCATCTTCTTCGCCGACTCCCTGCACCCCGTGTGGTGGCTGATGTGGCTGGCGCCCATCCCGGTGCTGCTGCTGGCCCCGCGACTGACAGCCCTGCCGCTCTTCGGCGCCGCCTTCCTGGCCTGGGCGGTCGGGCACCTCAACCTTGTGAGCTACTACCGCATGGTGCAGATCCCGTATGCGGTCATTGCCCTGGCCGTGGCTGGACCGGCGCTCCTCTTCGGACTCTCGGCACTGCTCTACCGCGTGCTGGTGCTGCGAGGGCACGCGCTAGCCGCCGCCGCCGCGTTCGCCAGCTTCTGGACGCTCTGCCAGTATCTGATCGAGTACTCCGGCGGAAGCTACGGCGACCTCGCTTACACACAGATGAACTGCCTGCCCCTGCTGCAACTCGCGTCCGTCACGGGCATGTCTGGCATTACGTTCGTGGTCATGCTCATCCCCGCGTCCGTGGCGGCGGCCGTGACAGCGCGCTCCAAACGGGCCGTTCTGGCGGTCACAGCCGCTGTGCTGGTTGCGGTCTTCGGGTTCGGTGTGTCGCGCCTGGGTTCGCATGGTGACGACCCCACTGTCGTGGTCGGCATGGTGGTCTCGGATCTCAAACAGAACCTGCTGCCCGAAAAGCCGGACGATGCCAGCCGCTTGTTGAAGCAATACGCCGAGGAGGCCGTGAATCTCGGCCGCCGCGGGGCCCGCATCATCCTGCTGCCGGAGATGGCCGCCGTCGTCACAGACGATCACCTCGCCGAGTTGGATCAGCTCTTCGGCCAGACGGCGCGGGCCGCTAACGCGCGGATCCTCGTCCCCATCCTCCACCCGATGCCGGAAGGGCGCCGCAACGAAGCCCGGCTCTACGATGCCACGGGCCGCCTGGAGGCCACTTATTGGAAGCACCATCTCGTACCGGTGCTGGAAGACCGCACGCGTCCGGGCACTGAGCTTGCATTGCTGCGCGACCCACGCTCCACCATCGGCATCGAGATCTGCCGCGATATGGACTTCGTCCCTCTGGCCCGCCGCTATGGCCGTGAAGGGACCGGCCTGCTGCTTGTGCCGGCCTGGGATTTCGTCGTCGACGACTGGCTGCATAGCCGCATGGCCTTCATGCGCGGTGTGGAGAACGGCTTCCACGTTGCGCGCCTGGCGAAGCAGGGCCGCATGACGCTGCTCGACGCCCACGGCCGCGTCCGGGTCGAACGCGACAGCAAAGCCGCGCCGTTCTCCACACTTCTGGCGCCCGTCGGTCTGCAGGCGCTGCCGACGCTCTACACCCGCTGGGGCGACTGGTTCATTGGCGTGCTCGTGCTGATCCTCTGCGCGTGCCTCGCCTATGGATTCAGCAGACGAAGTTCGCCGTAG
- a CDS encoding TetR/AcrR family transcriptional regulator has protein sequence MAAPSDLKTRISAVALDLLEQDGPEAVTMRKVATAVGITPMAIYHHFDSRETLLRQVTDVEFDKLLDFINARGHRGSLRTQILHCMDGYLDYAFRRARVFDHVFSKPREGARRFPDDFRARRSPTLTPIADLVTRAMSEGQLAEDDPWEVALELWSLAHGYITLYRAGRFHLDEQQFRGLVHRALKRLLDGLRAQEGTT, from the coding sequence GTGGCAGCTCCGTCCGACCTGAAGACGCGCATCTCCGCCGTGGCGCTCGACCTCCTCGAGCAGGACGGCCCCGAAGCCGTCACCATGCGCAAAGTGGCCACCGCCGTAGGCATCACGCCCATGGCGATCTATCACCACTTTGACTCTCGCGAGACGCTGCTCCGTCAGGTCACGGACGTGGAGTTCGACAAGTTGCTCGACTTCATCAATGCCCGCGGGCATCGCGGTTCGCTGCGGACGCAGATCCTGCACTGCATGGACGGGTATCTCGACTACGCTTTCAGGCGGGCCCGTGTCTTCGATCACGTCTTCTCCAAACCCAGGGAAGGCGCCCGCCGATTCCCCGACGATTTCCGTGCCCGCCGGTCTCCGACCCTGACGCCTATCGCCGACCTCGTTACCAGGGCCATGTCCGAGGGGCAACTCGCCGAGGACGATCCGTGGGAGGTGGCCCTCGAGCTGTGGTCCCTCGCCCACGGCTACATTACTCTCTACCGGGCCGGCCGCTTCCACCTGGACGAACAACAGTTTCGCGGGCTCGTGCATCGTGCCCTGAAGAGACTGCTGGATGGGCTTCGTGCCCAGGAAGGCACAACGTGA
- a CDS encoding long-chain fatty acid--CoA ligase yields the protein MGKMAPSLPAELRTVYRMLKMAEATWGALPALHQPIGQGKYRTYNWVEYARIAEEVAAGLHALGIRHGDIVGLASETRAEFYLADIGVMTNGSIAAAVYTSLPPADQVKTLKGCDPRLVFLENAKTMQVLDEAGLSDLRMPRILLDGGGPGALSLDQLRAMGRTAMDADPGLLTRLVEAVQPRDYAILYLTSGATGEPKMGLVTHHSIVSNCECGPPVLPVSEDDRTIAFLPSAHITQRMVMQQLMIRMGVPVHFSEGLNKLPAELRAIRPTFFVAPPRVWERMYASITTEIRKRPAVIRKLFYLGLGVGSEAARARREGRQPAPWVGSSLKFFDKVVFSKIRTRLGGAMRIAASGSAPLGKDLAEFYASIGMPLIEGYGLTEGGVVALNPIDRPRAGSIGKVLPGAEIRFDTDGELLIRGAMVFSGYYKDPDATAAVLRDGWLHTGDIGEMDSDGYIWITGRKKELIVASNGKKIYPARIEGLFKLEPLVNQVLLVGDRLPYVTAVITINQPAAESLAGVKSGSALSEVSQSPAVQEEVKRIVQRVNRQLAPFEQIRKFKILEREFSIEAGELTPTMKLRRGKVIDNLRGEIGALYVGRDSVD from the coding sequence ATGGGCAAGATGGCGCCATCGCTCCCGGCTGAGCTTCGCACGGTTTACCGGATGCTGAAGATGGCTGAGGCAACATGGGGGGCACTCCCCGCGTTGCATCAGCCGATAGGTCAGGGCAAGTATCGGACTTACAACTGGGTGGAGTACGCCCGCATCGCCGAGGAAGTGGCGGCGGGCCTGCACGCCCTCGGTATCCGGCACGGCGATATTGTGGGACTGGCGTCCGAGACGCGGGCGGAGTTCTACCTGGCTGACATCGGCGTGATGACGAACGGCAGCATCGCCGCCGCCGTGTATACGAGCCTGCCTCCGGCCGACCAGGTGAAGACACTGAAAGGCTGCGATCCGCGTCTGGTCTTCCTTGAGAATGCCAAGACGATGCAGGTACTGGACGAAGCAGGGCTGAGTGACCTGCGGATGCCCCGAATCCTGCTGGATGGAGGAGGACCGGGCGCACTCTCACTAGACCAGTTGCGCGCCATGGGGCGGACGGCCATGGACGCGGACCCGGGCCTGCTGACACGTCTGGTGGAAGCCGTGCAGCCGCGAGACTACGCAATCCTCTACCTGACATCCGGCGCCACCGGAGAACCGAAGATGGGTCTGGTGACTCACCACTCCATCGTGTCGAACTGCGAGTGCGGCCCGCCCGTGCTACCCGTAAGCGAAGACGACCGGACGATCGCCTTTCTGCCCTCGGCGCATATCACGCAGCGGATGGTTATGCAGCAGCTCATGATTCGCATGGGCGTGCCCGTGCATTTCAGCGAGGGGTTGAACAAGCTGCCGGCGGAGTTGAGAGCCATCCGGCCCACGTTCTTTGTCGCCCCGCCCCGTGTGTGGGAGCGCATGTACGCCAGCATCACCACCGAGATTCGCAAACGTCCGGCCGTGATTCGCAAGTTGTTTTACCTGGGCCTCGGCGTGGGCTCAGAGGCGGCGCGCGCGCGTAGAGAGGGTCGGCAGCCCGCGCCGTGGGTTGGTTCCTCACTGAAGTTCTTTGACAAGGTCGTATTCTCGAAGATCCGGACCCGTCTGGGCGGCGCCATGCGGATTGCCGCGAGTGGGTCGGCCCCACTCGGCAAGGACCTCGCTGAGTTCTACGCATCCATCGGGATGCCCTTGATTGAAGGCTATGGGCTCACCGAGGGCGGGGTGGTGGCGTTGAACCCGATCGACAGGCCCCGCGCAGGCTCCATCGGGAAGGTACTACCCGGCGCGGAGATCCGGTTCGATACGGACGGTGAGTTGCTGATTCGCGGCGCGATGGTGTTCTCGGGCTACTACAAAGATCCGGACGCCACAGCGGCGGTCCTGCGCGACGGCTGGCTGCACACTGGCGACATCGGGGAGATGGACTCCGATGGCTACATTTGGATTACGGGACGCAAGAAAGAGTTGATCGTCGCCTCGAACGGGAAGAAGATCTACCCGGCGCGCATCGAGGGGCTGTTCAAGCTCGAGCCGCTGGTCAACCAGGTGCTGCTGGTGGGCGACCGGTTGCCGTATGTCACGGCAGTGATCACCATCAACCAGCCCGCAGCAGAGAGTCTGGCAGGCGTGAAGTCCGGCTCGGCGCTTAGCGAGGTGTCGCAATCCCCGGCAGTGCAGGAAGAGGTGAAGCGGATTGTGCAGCGCGTAAACCGTCAGCTTGCACCCTTCGAGCAGATCAGGAAGTTCAAGATTCTGGAGCGCGAGTTCTCGATTGAGGCCGGAGAACTCACTCCAACGATGAAGCTGCGGCGCGGCAAGGTCATCGATAATCTGCGGGGTGAGATCGGCGCGCTGTACGTGGGCCGGGATAGCGTCGACTAG
- a CDS encoding PadR family transcriptional regulator, protein MDILEEMLHFQDGDSNSLLPLPEAAFHILMAVAEEDRHGYAIIQDVAVRTDGALKLSPGTLYRSIQRMLEQGLLEETNERPAPDQDDERRRYYRITEFGRETAKAETRRLTNLVRLAKASGLAPGRA, encoded by the coding sequence ATGGATATACTGGAGGAGATGCTGCACTTCCAGGATGGCGATTCGAATTCCCTGCTCCCCTTGCCGGAAGCGGCGTTCCATATCCTGATGGCGGTGGCGGAAGAAGACCGCCATGGGTACGCCATCATTCAGGATGTGGCGGTTCGGACGGACGGGGCATTGAAGTTGAGCCCGGGCACGTTGTATCGCTCGATTCAGCGAATGCTGGAGCAGGGACTGCTGGAAGAGACGAATGAGCGGCCCGCTCCGGACCAGGATGACGAGCGCCGCCGCTATTACCGGATCACCGAGTTTGGTCGGGAAACGGCGAAGGCCGAGACCCGGCGGCTGACAAATCTGGTGCGCTTGGCGAAGGCCAGCGGCCTGGCTCCGGGGAGGGCATGA
- a CDS encoding peptidylprolyl isomerase: MCSSRLALLPIFALAPLVAAAQSNAADLEAVITTSAGTIRFEFAPDKAPKHVENFLKWARQGYYDGGAFHRTISYGIIQGGDPLLKDAKSARALWGTGGLKLQADEFSDMKHERGTVSTVRIPNQKNSDGSQFFICVQPQPPLDGQYSTFGRVTEGMDVVEKISQSKVDGSAIAVEPVRILKVTIEKKRTEPFVDATVEQLRRTVTMKTTLGTMKIKLEPDWAPNHVRNFLKLVDTGWYNGTAFHRVIKGFVAQGGMGDKREPNPTHPADRWVRPVKGEFRQDLKHERGILSMARADDPDSASTSFFLMLAPAPHLDGKYTIFGRVVEGLEVLDAFEKEELDGETPKRSLRIIEAVVDPL, encoded by the coding sequence ATGTGCTCCAGCCGCCTTGCTCTTCTTCCCATCTTTGCCCTCGCCCCGCTTGTGGCCGCCGCCCAATCCAATGCGGCCGACCTGGAAGCGGTCATCACGACCAGCGCCGGAACGATTCGATTTGAGTTCGCACCCGACAAGGCCCCCAAACATGTCGAGAACTTCCTGAAGTGGGCTCGTCAGGGCTACTATGATGGCGGAGCCTTCCACCGAACCATCTCCTACGGCATCATCCAGGGCGGCGACCCACTGCTCAAGGACGCCAAGAGCGCGCGAGCCCTCTGGGGCACCGGCGGCCTCAAGTTGCAGGCCGACGAGTTCAGCGACATGAAGCACGAGCGCGGCACCGTCTCCACCGTCCGCATCCCGAATCAGAAGAACAGCGACGGCAGCCAGTTTTTCATCTGCGTCCAGCCGCAACCGCCGCTCGACGGGCAGTACTCCACCTTTGGCCGCGTCACCGAAGGCATGGACGTCGTCGAGAAGATCTCGCAGTCGAAAGTGGACGGCAGTGCCATCGCGGTTGAGCCGGTCCGCATCCTGAAGGTCACCATCGAAAAGAAGAGGACAGAGCCGTTCGTGGACGCCACCGTCGAACAGCTCCGCCGCACTGTGACCATGAAGACTACCCTCGGCACAATGAAGATCAAGCTGGAGCCCGACTGGGCGCCCAATCACGTACGCAATTTCCTCAAGCTTGTCGACACCGGCTGGTACAACGGCACCGCCTTCCACCGCGTGATCAAGGGCTTCGTGGCGCAAGGCGGCATGGGCGACAAGCGCGAACCGAATCCCACGCATCCGGCCGACCGTTGGGTCCGCCCGGTGAAAGGCGAATTCCGCCAGGACCTGAAACACGAGCGCGGCATTCTCTCCATGGCCCGCGCCGATGACCCGGACTCCGCCAGCACCTCATTCTTCCTGATGCTCGCCCCGGCCCCGCACCTCGACGGCAAGTACACCATCTTTGGCCGTGTCGTCGAGGGATTGGAGGTGCTGGACGCCTTTGAGAAGGAAGAACTGGACGGAGAGACGCCGAAGCGCAGTCTGCGAATCATTGAGGCTGTGGTCGACCCGCTCTGA
- a CDS encoding NADP-dependent isocitrate dehydrogenase, which translates to MSANTPITVAKGDGIGPEIMDATLHILKEAGARLDIEEIEIGEKVYLRGNSAGIEKSSLDSLMRTKVFLKAPITTPQGGGFKSLNVTTRKLLGLYANVRPCVAYDPYVRTKHPGMDVVIVRENEEDLYAGIEYQHTPDQVQCLKIITRGGCQRIVRYAFEYARRNGRKKVTCFTKDNIMKLTDGLFHKVFDEIGPEYPEIEKEHWIIDIGAAKMADTPEAFDVIVMPNLYGDILSDVAAQIAGSVGLAGSANIGTKYAMFEAIHGSAPRRAGQNLANPSGLLLGSVMMLVHLNQADIAERVHNAWLRTIEDGIHTYDIFKEGVSKEKVGTKEFAQAVAARVGKLPELLKPVHYNAAPSQTVQAHAEVPPPGNRELVGVDIFVHHAPGDPNIVGRLMETVATDGLKLVMISNRGVKVYPDPLPDTITCDSWRCRFQSSTGNPVISLKQVVAAMGRAVDAGADIHKTEFLYNYEGKAGYSLGQGQ; encoded by the coding sequence ATGTCAGCAAACACACCAATCACAGTCGCCAAAGGCGACGGCATCGGTCCGGAAATCATGGACGCCACCCTCCACATCCTGAAGGAGGCCGGCGCCCGTCTCGATATCGAAGAAATTGAAATCGGCGAGAAGGTCTATCTGCGCGGCAACTCCGCGGGGATTGAGAAGAGCTCGCTCGACAGCCTCATGCGTACGAAAGTATTCCTGAAGGCACCCATCACCACGCCGCAGGGCGGCGGATTCAAGAGCCTGAACGTTACCACGCGAAAGCTGCTGGGTCTCTATGCGAACGTGCGCCCGTGCGTGGCGTACGATCCCTATGTCCGGACGAAGCATCCCGGCATGGATGTTGTGATCGTCCGTGAAAACGAGGAAGACCTCTACGCGGGCATCGAGTACCAGCACACTCCGGACCAGGTGCAGTGCCTGAAGATCATCACCCGCGGCGGCTGCCAGCGCATTGTCCGCTACGCGTTCGAATACGCGCGGCGCAATGGCCGGAAGAAGGTCACCTGCTTCACGAAAGACAACATCATGAAGCTGACCGACGGCCTGTTCCACAAGGTCTTCGACGAGATCGGGCCGGAGTATCCGGAGATCGAAAAGGAACACTGGATCATCGACATCGGTGCGGCGAAGATGGCCGACACGCCGGAAGCATTCGACGTCATCGTGATGCCAAACCTGTATGGTGACATCCTGTCGGACGTGGCGGCGCAGATCGCCGGGTCAGTGGGCTTGGCTGGATCGGCCAACATCGGCACGAAGTATGCGATGTTCGAAGCGATCCACGGCTCGGCTCCGCGGCGCGCAGGCCAAAACCTGGCGAACCCGTCGGGCCTGCTGCTGGGCTCCGTGATGATGCTGGTGCACCTCAATCAGGCCGATATCGCCGAGCGCGTCCACAACGCCTGGCTGCGTACGATTGAAGATGGCATCCACACCTACGACATCTTCAAGGAAGGCGTCAGCAAGGAAAAGGTCGGGACGAAGGAATTCGCCCAGGCCGTCGCCGCCCGTGTGGGCAAGCTGCCGGAACTGCTGAAGCCGGTCCACTACAACGCGGCGCCCAGCCAGACGGTGCAGGCACATGCGGAAGTGCCGCCGCCCGGCAACCGCGAACTGGTGGGTGTCGACATCTTCGTGCATCATGCTCCGGGCGATCCGAACATCGTCGGGAGGCTGATGGAGACGGTCGCCACCGACGGCTTGAAACTCGTGATGATCTCCAACCGCGGCGTGAAGGTCTATCCCGATCCGTTGCCGGACACGATCACCTGCGATAGCTGGCGCTGCCGTTTTCAGAGCTCGACCGGGAATCCGGTGATCAGCCTGAAGCAGGTAGTGGCCGCGATGGGCCGGGCCGTGGATGCCGGCGCCGATATCCACAAGACTGAGTTCCTCTACAACTACGAAGGCAAGGCCGGCTACTCGCTGGGCCAGGGCCAGTAA